Proteins found in one Desulfosoma sp. genomic segment:
- a CDS encoding (Fe-S)-binding protein, producing the protein MASVPKPSELGKVDHRPPQKPWTETVPEFRPGTFCYGAKAKNLEVVGLPNPREWNPADEDWKLPDDWKDITLKGMKDRLDKFRSFKLFMDICVRCGACADKCHYFIGSGDPKNMPVLRAELIRSIYRNYFTGSGKILKKYAGARALTEQIIKEWFYYYYQCTECRRCSVFCPYGIDTAEITMMGRELLNELGCGIDWIMGPVANCYMNGNHLGIQPHAFKDMIMFFVDEIEAVTGVRVEPTFNRKGAEVLFITPSGDVFADPGTYTLMGYMMLFHEIGLDYTWSTYASEGGNFGLFTSHEMMKRLNAKMYAEAKRLKVKWILGGECGHMWRVINQYMDTMNGPADFLEVPKSPITGTVFENAKSTKMVHIAEFTADLIRHGKLNLDPSRNDNKIVTFHDSCNPSRAMGLFEEPRYVLKAVCNHFYDMPENTIREKTFCCGSGSGLNTDEFMEMRMRGGLPRANAVRYVHEKYGVNMLACICAIDRAVLPPLMNYWVPGVNVTGLHELVGNALVMKGEKKRTTDLRYEPLPGMEEEEETEDV; encoded by the coding sequence ATGGCGAGCGTACCGAAACCCAGCGAACTAGGCAAGGTGGACCATCGGCCGCCGCAAAAGCCTTGGACCGAAACGGTCCCGGAGTTTCGGCCCGGCACCTTTTGCTATGGGGCAAAGGCCAAAAACTTGGAAGTGGTCGGGTTGCCCAATCCTCGAGAATGGAACCCTGCGGATGAGGATTGGAAGCTACCCGATGACTGGAAAGACATCACCCTGAAGGGCATGAAGGATCGACTGGACAAATTCCGTTCCTTCAAGCTTTTCATGGACATCTGCGTGCGTTGCGGCGCCTGTGCTGACAAATGCCATTATTTCATCGGTTCCGGGGATCCCAAAAACATGCCGGTCTTGCGGGCGGAACTTATTCGCTCCATTTACCGCAATTATTTCACCGGCAGCGGCAAGATTCTGAAAAAATACGCCGGTGCCCGCGCCTTGACGGAACAAATCATCAAGGAATGGTTCTATTACTATTATCAATGCACGGAATGCCGACGTTGCTCCGTCTTTTGCCCCTACGGTATCGATACGGCTGAAATCACCATGATGGGCCGTGAGCTGCTCAATGAACTGGGCTGCGGTATCGACTGGATCATGGGCCCTGTGGCCAACTGCTACATGAACGGAAACCACCTGGGGATACAGCCGCATGCTTTCAAAGACATGATCATGTTCTTTGTGGACGAGATCGAGGCGGTCACCGGTGTGCGCGTGGAACCCACGTTCAACCGCAAGGGCGCTGAAGTCCTCTTCATCACCCCGTCGGGAGACGTCTTTGCCGATCCAGGAACCTACACCCTCATGGGGTACATGATGCTTTTCCATGAAATAGGCCTGGATTACACCTGGAGCACCTACGCTTCGGAGGGTGGCAATTTCGGCTTGTTCACGTCCCATGAGATGATGAAGCGCCTAAACGCCAAGATGTATGCCGAAGCGAAGCGCCTCAAGGTCAAATGGATTCTTGGCGGCGAATGCGGCCATATGTGGCGTGTCATCAACCAGTACATGGACACCATGAACGGCCCTGCGGATTTCCTGGAAGTGCCTAAATCCCCCATCACCGGCACGGTGTTTGAGAACGCCAAGAGCACCAAGATGGTTCATATTGCCGAATTCACGGCGGATCTCATTCGCCACGGCAAGTTGAATCTGGATCCCAGCCGAAACGACAACAAGATCGTGACTTTCCACGACTCATGCAACCCATCTCGAGCCATGGGCCTGTTTGAGGAACCCCGTTACGTGCTGAAAGCTGTCTGCAACCATTTTTATGACATGCCCGAAAACACCATTCGCGAAAAGACCTTCTGCTGTGGATCCGGATCGGGGCTTAACACCGACGAATTCATGGAAATGCGTATGCGCGGCGGGCTGCCTCGAGCCAACGCCGTCCGCTATGTCCATGAAAAGTACGGCGTGAACATGCTGGCCTGCATCTGCGCCATTGACCGCGCCGTGCTGCCGCCCTTGATGAATTATTGGGTTCCGGGGGTGAATGTCACAGGACTTCACGAGCTGGTAGGCAACGCCCTTGTGATGAAAGGTGAAAAGAAGCGCACCACCGACCTCCGCTACGAACCCCTGCCGGGGATGGAAGAAGAGGAGGAGACCGAAGATGTATGA
- the dsrJ gene encoding sulfate reduction electron transfer complex DsrMKJOP subunit DsrJ → MYDAKKIVPGILIFVVLFTFPLWSNLGKAAPAPKVELPKTEKVCVMDAAYMKTEHMVLLNQWRDLVVRDANRLWVGPDGKEHVMSLQNACMKCHSSKVKFCDQCHNYAGVKPYCWQCHIEPKENM, encoded by the coding sequence ATGTATGATGCAAAGAAAATCGTTCCGGGAATTCTGATCTTTGTGGTGCTGTTCACCTTCCCCCTGTGGTCCAACTTGGGGAAGGCAGCCCCGGCGCCGAAAGTCGAGCTGCCGAAAACGGAAAAAGTCTGTGTCATGGACGCGGCCTACATGAAAACGGAACACATGGTGCTTCTCAACCAGTGGCGGGACCTGGTGGTTCGCGATGCCAACAGATTGTGGGTGGGGCCCGACGGTAAAGAACATGTCATGAGCCTGCAGAACGCTTGCATGAAATGCCATTCCAGCAAGGTGAAGTTCTGCGACCAGTGCCACAATTACGCCGGGGTCAAACCTTATTGCTGGCAGTGTCACATCGAGCCTAAGGAGAACATGTGA
- a CDS encoding 4Fe-4S dicluster domain-containing protein, whose product MEKNRREFLKIGGISVLGLSALPVFQALAQEKGPRYKPDPKALKGAQWAMIVDMKKCWEQQEKRQCKDCILACHKIHNVPDIPDQKREIKWIWLEEYKHAFPDQAHEYAPEKVKESPFMLLCNHCSNPPCVRVCPTKATFKRSQDGIVMMDFHRCIGCRYCMAGCPYGARSFNWGDPRPYLKPEDINMTYPTRRKGVVEKCTFCYERIDEGLQPACVEACKVKALIFGDVTNPNSEVRKILSGHYSLRRKIELGTGPNVYYLI is encoded by the coding sequence ATGGAAAAAAATCGCCGTGAATTCCTGAAGATAGGCGGAATATCCGTCTTGGGGCTGAGTGCTCTGCCTGTCTTTCAGGCGCTCGCCCAAGAGAAAGGGCCTCGCTACAAACCCGACCCCAAGGCCCTCAAAGGGGCTCAGTGGGCCATGATCGTGGATATGAAGAAGTGCTGGGAACAGCAAGAAAAACGCCAATGCAAAGACTGCATTTTGGCATGCCACAAGATCCATAATGTGCCGGATATTCCCGACCAAAAACGGGAAATCAAATGGATCTGGTTGGAAGAATACAAGCACGCTTTTCCGGACCAAGCCCATGAGTATGCTCCGGAAAAAGTCAAGGAAAGCCCCTTCATGCTTCTGTGCAACCATTGCAGCAATCCGCCCTGTGTGCGAGTGTGCCCTACCAAGGCCACATTCAAGCGTTCACAGGACGGCATTGTCATGATGGACTTTCACCGCTGCATCGGGTGCCGTTACTGCATGGCGGGCTGTCCCTACGGCGCTCGAAGCTTCAATTGGGGTGACCCTCGGCCCTATCTCAAGCCCGAAGACATCAACATGACATACCCGACACGTCGCAAAGGTGTGGTGGAAAAATGCACCTTCTGTTACGAACGTATCGATGAAGGCTTGCAGCCGGCGTGTGTGGAAGCTTGCAAGGTCAAGGCCCTGATCTTCGGCGATGTGACCAACCCCAATTCCGAAGTGCGCAAGATCCTTTCCGGCCATTACAGTCTGCGCCGTAAGATCGAGCTG